From the genome of Streptacidiphilus rugosus AM-16, one region includes:
- a CDS encoding CHAP domain-containing protein translates to MPRASRSLSAIVLAAALAAPMGAMSAAHAADPTGAAAAATAEAATSRHAMTVDGVALTVTNPDMPVGASFAAKPGDSVQSASVEAPAPFRFFSVTAVPFGEQLPKSDFPVAASGGAAAWRSVGGPSTRGPVATLFGQKVVGQVRHETDGTSKLLTVQWIVEAGKRVWVVRAEHAEPNVPARFGAGITVTSGHLTTPTTVDVTAANTGSHPHGHPMATTTTGDPAISFGGALPAPPSSYWNHGNGTCDGGFDSLLNQKIAGLQVCGYSNGNDRATGWGSNEWECAELPMRYAIQRWGLTGNDGGNGKDQADNLTTALNKIHPGRFVLRGNSLSDHTAPQPGDVIAYYDSGAGHTGVVIASHVDANGNGTIDMVHQNWNAVASTPGEWDGITVSNGMVENVLGGSGDVHWMHDTSWTPIPAGFNVNLWGFNSGQTLSGTVNLTAHPTQEGVINSLTYQITGPNGYNSGPLSPSAGGASYYPLAFDTIPLAPGTYTVSMTANEIDGQNHTYVGGSFTLQEPQGTNVLRAANGTIAVYNVGTDGNVYGTNQNTVGGPFNSWAQLSSGIQFTGKVAAIQDSSGAISLYARSADGFVWGTTQFSAGGAFGNWNIVGGNGGVASDPAVLLTRNGTVAIYVTNGVGDVSGTSQATVGGTFSNWASLGAPAGMTGRPSVIQDSTGRITVYARNTNGWLYGTTQLSAGGAFGNWNGVGGSSGVVSDPAVLLTRNGTVAIYVTNGVGDVSGTSQATVGGTFSNWASLGAPAGMTGRPSVIQDAAGRITVYAHNTNGWLYGTTQFSAGGTFGNWNGVGNSNPVAAGTVGDPTALFAADETVAVYSKDGVGDVLGVSQFSVGGAFGNWQMM, encoded by the coding sequence ATGCCTCGCGCTTCCCGCAGCCTGTCCGCGATCGTCCTCGCTGCAGCCCTGGCCGCTCCGATGGGGGCGATGTCCGCCGCACACGCCGCGGATCCCACCGGCGCGGCGGCGGCCGCCACCGCAGAGGCCGCGACCTCGCGCCACGCCATGACCGTCGACGGTGTCGCGCTCACCGTCACCAATCCCGACATGCCGGTCGGTGCGTCGTTCGCCGCCAAGCCCGGGGACTCCGTGCAGAGCGCCTCGGTCGAGGCGCCCGCTCCGTTCCGGTTCTTCTCGGTCACCGCGGTGCCCTTCGGTGAGCAGTTGCCGAAGTCCGACTTCCCCGTCGCCGCATCAGGTGGCGCCGCCGCCTGGCGGTCGGTCGGCGGCCCCTCGACCCGCGGTCCGGTCGCCACGTTGTTCGGCCAGAAGGTCGTCGGGCAGGTGAGGCACGAGACCGACGGCACCAGCAAACTCCTGACCGTGCAGTGGATCGTCGAGGCGGGCAAGAGGGTCTGGGTGGTGCGCGCCGAACACGCCGAGCCGAACGTCCCGGCGCGGTTCGGCGCCGGCATCACCGTGACCTCCGGGCACCTGACGACGCCGACCACCGTCGACGTCACCGCCGCCAACACCGGCTCCCACCCCCACGGCCATCCCATGGCCACCACGACGACCGGGGACCCGGCCATCTCCTTCGGCGGAGCGCTGCCCGCGCCTCCGTCCAGCTACTGGAACCACGGCAACGGCACTTGCGACGGCGGCTTCGACAGCCTGCTCAACCAGAAGATCGCCGGCCTGCAGGTCTGCGGGTACAGCAACGGCAACGACCGCGCCACCGGCTGGGGCAGCAACGAATGGGAATGCGCCGAGCTCCCGATGCGCTACGCCATCCAGCGCTGGGGCCTGACCGGCAACGACGGCGGCAACGGCAAGGACCAGGCCGACAACCTCACCACCGCCCTCAACAAGATCCACCCCGGTCGCTTCGTGCTGCGCGGCAACTCCCTGTCCGACCACACCGCCCCCCAGCCGGGCGACGTGATCGCCTACTACGACAGCGGGGCCGGCCATACCGGCGTCGTCATCGCCAGCCACGTCGACGCCAACGGCAACGGCACGATCGACATGGTCCACCAGAACTGGAACGCGGTCGCCTCCACCCCCGGGGAGTGGGACGGCATCACCGTCAGCAACGGCATGGTGGAGAACGTCCTGGGCGGCTCCGGCGACGTGCACTGGATGCACGACACCTCCTGGACCCCGATCCCGGCCGGCTTCAACGTCAACCTGTGGGGCTTCAACAGCGGCCAGACGCTGTCGGGGACTGTCAACCTGACGGCTCACCCGACCCAGGAGGGCGTGATCAACTCCCTCACCTATCAGATCACCGGCCCCAACGGCTACAACTCGGGTCCCTTGAGCCCCAGCGCCGGAGGCGCGTCGTACTACCCCCTGGCATTCGACACGATCCCGCTGGCACCGGGTACCTACACCGTGTCGATGACCGCCAACGAGATCGACGGGCAGAACCACACCTACGTCGGCGGCTCGTTCACGCTGCAGGAACCGCAGGGCACCAACGTGCTGCGCGCCGCCAACGGCACGATCGCGGTGTACAACGTCGGTACCGACGGCAACGTCTACGGCACCAACCAGAACACCGTCGGCGGTCCGTTCAACAGTTGGGCCCAGTTGTCTTCGGGCATCCAGTTCACGGGCAAGGTCGCGGCGATCCAGGACTCCAGTGGTGCCATCTCGCTGTATGCCCGCAGTGCCGACGGCTTCGTCTGGGGCACCACTCAGTTCAGCGCAGGCGGTGCCTTCGGCAACTGGAACATCGTCGGCGGCAACGGCGGTGTGGCCAGCGACCCGGCGGTGCTGCTGACCCGGAACGGCACCGTGGCGATCTACGTGACCAACGGCGTCGGCGACGTCTCAGGAACCAGCCAGGCCACCGTGGGCGGCACCTTCTCCAACTGGGCGTCCCTCGGCGCACCCGCCGGCATGACCGGCCGACCCTCGGTGATCCAGGACTCCACCGGCCGCATCACGGTGTACGCCCGCAACACCAACGGGTGGCTGTACGGCACCACACAGCTGAGCGCAGGCGGTGCCTTCGGCAACTGGAACGGCGTCGGCGGCAGTTCCGGCGTAGTCAGCGACCCGGCGGTGCTGCTGACCCGGAACGGCACCGTGGCGATCTACGTGACCAACGGCGTCGGCGACGTCTCAGGAACCAGCCAGGCCACCGTCGGCGGCACCTTCTCCAACTGGGCGTCCCTCGGCGCACCCGCCGGCATGACCGGCCGACCCTCGGTGATCCAGGACGCCGCCGGCCGCATCACGGTGTACGCACACAACACCAACGGCTGGCTGTACGGCACCACCCAGTTCAGCGCCGGTGGCACCTTCGGCAACTGGAACGGCGTCGGCAACAGCAACCCTGTGGCTGCCGGCACCGTCGGCGACCCGACTGCCCTGTTCGCCGCCGACGAGACGGTCGCGGTCTACAGCAAGGACGGCGTCGGAGACGTCCTGGGAGTCAGCCAGTTCAGCGTGGGCGGGGCCTTCGGCAACTGGCAGATGATGTAA